The window TTCACCCTCCAGCACAGCCCAGAAGCTGAAGTTGCAGAAGCCGAACCAGCTCATATGGATAATCTCCAGATTAGGTATGTTTGAGATCATATCGATGTCTCCTTCCTGGTACGAAGTTACCCCCTCATGTTGCCGACCGCTTCGGGGTTGTAGAACTCGAATTCCTGATTACCATACTTCATTCAGATGTCCACAGCGTCCCTCTCCGGCGTAAAGTGGTTAGTAAAGGTTTTCAAAAGTTTCAAGTGAGCCTGTAACTGTTCGAAGAAAATAAATCTAAGTGTTAAACCTCCTCTGAACACATTTTCCCCATAAACTCAACGAATGGCCTCGCTCCCTTTCCGAGCTTCTCGCCGACGTATCCAGCGAGGTCAAAGACGTGGGGAACTCTGACGATTATCCCCACATCCGCGGTGGCAACCACCTCAAAGGCCTTGAGCTCAAAATCTGGGCTTTTAACCAGTTTTACTTCCCCAGGAATATCAAATTCCTTCAGCTTCTCCTCGGTCAGCCTCTTGACCTCTCCGCTTCCCGGCACGTTCTTCCCGTAAAAGAAGACCGTCTTCTTAATCCCCAGTTCCTTCAGGGCCATCGCGATTTTAGTAAGCAAATCACCGGTCCTCTCGTTGATTCTATACCTCCCCTGGTACTTCAGGTCCCTTATCAAGCCGTCCTCGCAGAGTATTGCTTTCCCATCGAGGAGAGATTCGAGGGTTATGAGGACGTTGAAACCGTCTACCGCCAGAACCTTCCCGACAAGTTCTTCGGGTTTTAGGAGCTTTCCCTCAACTTCCCTGATCCATCCATCAGAAAAGACGCATCTGGCCAGAAGATGCCGCTCTTTTTTCGTAAGCCTGTAGTGGTTGGCAACGAATTCTAATGCATAGCTTTTCCGGTAGCCCCTGTTGAGCAGATATTTGAGA of the Thermococcus onnurineus NA1 genome contains:
- a CDS encoding DUF434 domain-containing protein, which codes for MLRDAYIDLKYLLNRGYRKSYALEFVANHYRLTKKERHLLARCVFSDGWIREVEGKLLKPEELVGKVLAVDGFNVLITLESLLDGKAILCEDGLIRDLKYQGRYRINERTGDLLTKIAMALKELGIKKTVFFYGKNVPGSGEVKRLTEEKLKEFDIPGEVKLVKSPDFELKAFEVVATADVGIIVRVPHVFDLAGYVGEKLGKGARPFVEFMGKMCSEEV